A window from Micromonospora terminaliae encodes these proteins:
- a CDS encoding ABC transporter substrate-binding protein → MRPTTRRILAAATGLALLAAVPACADDAKQAAENVPGVTDTEIVIGTHQPLTGPAAPGYSKISAATKAYFEHVNSKGGVNGRKIVYKVMDDGYNPANTENVVRKLVLDDKVFALLGGLGTPTHTNVLEFVKTQKVPDLFVSSGSRNWNQPDKYPTTFGWQPDYTVEGKILATWVKQQFPGAKVCHFGQNDDFGRDSLAGVEKVLGPVAAKQTYTTTNQQVGPAIGALKAAGCQVVISASIPGFTALAMGQAAGQGFRAQWVVSNVGADYTTLSNQLGDKKVILEGMVADNYLPMVGDTANPWIQEFTKIHQKYNSANPIDGNAIYGYSMAYTFVQALLAAGKDPTREKLVEAVQKGGFRGPGLTPFRYSDDVHAGYSGVRLNKVQNGAQAYFGPTYTTDDGDAAVTEFTEAPATPPADAIPTT, encoded by the coding sequence ATGCGTCCCACCACCCGCCGCATACTCGCGGCCGCCACCGGCCTCGCCCTGCTGGCCGCCGTGCCGGCCTGCGCCGACGACGCGAAGCAGGCCGCCGAGAACGTCCCCGGCGTCACCGACACCGAGATCGTCATCGGCACCCACCAGCCGCTCACCGGCCCCGCCGCGCCCGGTTACTCGAAGATCTCCGCCGCCACGAAGGCGTACTTCGAGCACGTCAACAGCAAGGGCGGGGTGAACGGCCGGAAGATCGTCTACAAGGTCATGGACGACGGCTACAACCCGGCCAACACCGAGAACGTGGTCCGCAAGCTGGTGCTCGACGACAAGGTCTTCGCGCTCCTCGGCGGGCTGGGCACCCCCACCCACACCAACGTGCTGGAGTTCGTGAAGACCCAGAAGGTGCCGGACCTGTTCGTCTCCTCCGGCAGCCGCAACTGGAACCAGCCGGACAAGTACCCGACGACCTTCGGCTGGCAGCCCGACTACACGGTCGAGGGCAAGATCCTCGCCACCTGGGTGAAGCAGCAGTTCCCCGGCGCCAAGGTCTGCCACTTCGGGCAGAACGACGACTTCGGGCGCGACTCCCTGGCCGGGGTGGAGAAGGTTCTCGGGCCGGTGGCGGCGAAGCAGACCTACACCACCACCAACCAGCAGGTCGGCCCGGCCATCGGGGCGCTCAAGGCGGCCGGCTGCCAGGTGGTGATCTCGGCGAGCATCCCGGGCTTCACGGCGCTGGCCATGGGCCAGGCCGCCGGGCAGGGGTTCCGGGCGCAGTGGGTGGTGTCCAACGTGGGCGCCGACTACACGACGCTGTCCAACCAGCTCGGCGACAAGAAGGTGATCCTCGAGGGCATGGTGGCCGACAACTACCTGCCCATGGTCGGTGACACGGCCAACCCGTGGATCCAGGAGTTCACCAAGATCCACCAGAAGTACAACTCGGCCAACCCCATCGACGGCAACGCGATCTACGGCTACTCGATGGCGTACACGTTCGTGCAGGCGCTGCTCGCCGCCGGCAAGGACCCGACCCGGGAGAAGCTGGTCGAGGCCGTGCAGAAGGGCGGCTTCCGCGGGCCGGGCCTCACCCCGTTCCGGTACAGCGACGACGTGCACGCCGGCTACAGCGGGGTGCGCCTGAACAAGGTCCAGAACGGCGCGCAGGCGTACTTCGGCCCCACGTACACCACCGACGACGGCGACGCCGCCGTCACCGAGTTCACCGAGGCGCCCGCCACCCCGCCGGCCGACGCCATTCCGACGACCTGA